The segment TGCTGCCGCAGTGCGAGGACCGGACCGAACCGCTCGACGCACCGGCGCCCGCACCGGCCCCGGTCCTCGCCGACACGGACGAGGGCGGCACCGCCCGCGTCAATCTGCGCCTGCCCGCCCACCTCAAGACCCGCGCCGAGGAGGCCGCGAGCCGCGAGGGCCTGTCGGTCAACGCGTGGCTGGTACGGGCCGTGTCGGCCGCGGTCGACGGCGGCGCGCGACCGCGTACGACGGAGAAGGCCCGCGCCATCGGACAGAACTTCACGGGCTGGGTGCGCTAGCCGCGCCCCCGCCTGACTGCTTCACCCACACCGCGTCCCACCAGCGGGGACGACCCAAGGACTCATGAGGACGGGACAGCCATGCCTTCTTTCGACACTCCCGAGCCGATCTCGGCCACCGCCCGCGTGGACGCCGGCTCCATCCGGTTCACCACGGGTGACCGCCTCGACACGGTCGTCGAGGTGCGGCCGCGCGATCCGAAGCGGGACAAGGACGTGCGGGCCGCCGAGCAGACCGAGGTCACGTACGCCAGCGGCGTCCTGACCGTCAGGACGAAGCAGCGCCACCTCGTCGGGCCCAGCGGCGCCGTCGACGTGACGGTCGACCTGCCCACGGGCTCGCGCGTCGACATGACCGGCTCCTGGCTCCAGGTGCTCGGCGAGGGCCGGCTCGGCGAGGTCCGGGTGAAGACCTCCTCCGGTGACGTACGCCTCGACACGACCGGGCCGCTCCAGCTGACCGCCTCACACGGCTCGATCACCGTCGACCGGATCGAGGGCATGGCCGAGATCACCACCAGCTCCGGCAGCCTGCGCGTCGGGACCGTCGACGGTCCCGCCGTCCTGAAGAACTCGCACGGCGCCACGACCGTCGGCACCGCGACCGGAGACCTGCGGGTGAGCGGCTCCAACGGCGACATCAGCATCGCCC is part of the Streptomyces sp. NBC_01262 genome and harbors:
- a CDS encoding DUF4097 family beta strand repeat-containing protein, whose translation is MPSFDTPEPISATARVDAGSIRFTTGDRLDTVVEVRPRDPKRDKDVRAAEQTEVTYASGVLTVRTKQRHLVGPSGAVDVTVDLPTGSRVDMTGSWLQVLGEGRLGEVRVKTSSGDVRLDTTGPLQLTASHGSITVDRIEGMAEITTSSGSLRVGTVDGPAVLKNSHGATTVGTATGDLRVSGSNGDISIARAESSVTATTAHGTLRVAEVACGTIQLETSYGAIEVGIREGTAAWLDVSSERGQVRNTLADSEPPETTEDTVAIRARTRWGNIDVRRARA